In a single window of the Pedococcus dokdonensis genome:
- a CDS encoding ATP-dependent helicase, which yields MTAYTEAQAQAIDCLDEPLQIIACAGSGKTQVISQRVAEILKQPKVEPRNIIAFTFTEKAAAELKERIHTVLETEGVSTQGIAEMYVGTMHGYALDLVQRLVPETFKFSVLTDITTRLFIDRNSRKSGLTECPTLSPGTPRLRRFLHSKLYMQATSVLREDTIDEERVPSGVLKSHWEYMRLLYDNAYFDFTEMINLAVQLLEADPAEDAEAGLVQRHIRDAIRYVVVDEYQDVNPLQERLIRGLVQFSANLCVVGDDDQTIYQWRGSEVSNILTFSDRYAGVRQVTLDDNFRSSKGVVEVGRSVAELIPFEARLSKAMVAAGHQDFARGDLLALDFADPDAEASWICERIQAMRGVAFVDGPGADPRGLSWSDCAVLFRSVARDAGPLVDEMRRRNIPFVIKGLNRLFDSPEIHAIVGVFRYIVSQIDGVALRNLFDDASLLPPCCDWTAAMQVLNEGRDFDRGKRWGVYNIQRLYLEFLEALTLREDTVPGDPARAELVFYQLGKFSQAISDFEAIYFNTDPEQKYRSFADWLEHQAPDYYADAGADVGYAAPDAVVISTVHQAKGMQWPVVFVPCLRNNRFPAKRQGGLGLFHVIPDTAVASPDRYRGTVDDETRLFYVAVTRAQKYLFLSYSPVPGNRLYGRRSQFFDHCARQSWFLTRELRAPSPTLQPHAKQELPNVSLSFSELKYLFECPYQFKLRFLYGFNPPLHEALGYGKGLHDALAEAHKRALDGDLVGPSAAEDLVDRHLHAPYAYPALKAALRDAAIKSVERYLTEHAADLERTIHSEKQIQVHVAPGITVDGRIDLIRRLDSDEVAIVDFKSTARAQDEDVTRDQLHVYAVGYQELTGRRADLIEVLNLDEQGKTIRELVEDPLLSAVRGRIKTAGDALRDNDLPRLPVWDDKCSQCDLAELCRDIPDDQKRARRVANGR from the coding sequence ATGACCGCGTATACCGAGGCACAGGCACAGGCCATCGATTGCCTGGACGAGCCGCTCCAGATCATCGCTTGTGCGGGATCGGGCAAGACACAGGTCATCTCCCAACGCGTGGCAGAGATTCTCAAGCAGCCGAAGGTTGAGCCCCGCAACATCATCGCTTTCACCTTTACCGAGAAGGCTGCGGCCGAGCTCAAGGAGCGCATCCACACGGTTCTTGAAACTGAGGGCGTGAGCACTCAAGGCATCGCCGAGATGTACGTAGGAACCATGCATGGCTACGCACTGGACCTGGTCCAGCGACTGGTGCCAGAGACCTTCAAGTTCTCGGTCCTGACCGACATCACGACCAGGCTGTTCATCGATCGCAACAGTAGGAAGTCCGGCCTCACCGAATGTCCGACGCTCTCCCCCGGCACACCGCGGCTACGTCGGTTCCTCCACTCGAAGCTCTACATGCAAGCGACAAGCGTGTTGCGAGAAGACACTATCGATGAGGAGCGGGTCCCATCCGGCGTACTGAAGTCCCACTGGGAATACATGCGCCTGCTCTACGACAATGCCTACTTCGACTTCACCGAGATGATCAATCTCGCAGTGCAACTTCTTGAGGCCGACCCTGCTGAAGATGCTGAGGCTGGGCTCGTGCAGCGCCACATCCGCGACGCGATCAGATACGTCGTCGTAGACGAGTATCAGGACGTCAATCCGCTCCAGGAACGACTCATCCGTGGGCTCGTGCAGTTCAGTGCGAACCTCTGCGTCGTCGGGGATGACGACCAAACCATTTACCAGTGGCGCGGCAGCGAGGTCAGCAACATTTTGACCTTCAGCGATCGATACGCCGGCGTCAGGCAAGTAACTCTGGACGACAACTTCCGCTCAAGCAAGGGTGTTGTCGAAGTCGGCCGTTCGGTGGCGGAGCTCATCCCGTTTGAGGCGAGGCTCTCGAAGGCGATGGTCGCGGCCGGGCATCAGGACTTCGCTCGAGGTGACCTTCTGGCTCTCGACTTCGCCGACCCCGACGCTGAGGCCTCGTGGATCTGTGAACGTATACAGGCCATGCGTGGAGTTGCGTTTGTGGACGGACCGGGGGCAGATCCGCGCGGCCTGTCGTGGTCAGACTGCGCGGTGCTGTTTCGTTCGGTGGCACGCGACGCAGGACCACTGGTGGACGAGATGCGCCGCAGGAACATTCCGTTCGTGATCAAGGGCCTCAACCGGCTGTTCGACAGCCCCGAGATCCACGCGATCGTAGGCGTCTTCCGCTACATCGTGAGCCAGATCGACGGAGTCGCTCTGCGGAACCTGTTCGACGACGCGTCGCTGCTCCCGCCCTGCTGTGACTGGACGGCAGCAATGCAGGTGCTGAACGAGGGGCGCGACTTCGACCGCGGCAAAAGGTGGGGCGTCTACAACATCCAGCGCCTGTATCTCGAGTTCCTCGAAGCCCTGACGCTCCGCGAAGACACCGTCCCCGGAGATCCCGCCCGCGCGGAGCTGGTCTTTTATCAGCTCGGCAAGTTCAGCCAAGCGATCTCGGACTTCGAGGCCATCTACTTCAACACCGACCCTGAACAGAAATACAGGTCGTTCGCCGACTGGCTGGAGCACCAAGCGCCCGACTACTACGCCGACGCAGGCGCGGACGTCGGCTACGCCGCGCCCGACGCCGTCGTGATTTCAACGGTCCACCAAGCCAAGGGCATGCAGTGGCCCGTCGTGTTCGTCCCGTGCCTCCGCAACAACCGCTTCCCAGCTAAACGACAGGGCGGGCTTGGTCTCTTCCATGTGATCCCGGACACCGCGGTCGCGAGCCCCGATCGCTACCGGGGGACCGTGGACGATGAAACCCGCCTGTTCTACGTGGCGGTGACTCGTGCGCAGAAGTACCTGTTCCTGTCCTACTCCCCGGTGCCGGGCAATCGGCTATACGGCAGACGATCGCAGTTCTTCGACCACTGCGCTCGACAGTCCTGGTTTCTGACTCGCGAGTTGAGGGCTCCTTCGCCGACGCTTCAGCCACACGCCAAGCAGGAACTCCCTAACGTCTCCCTCTCGTTCTCCGAGCTCAAGTACCTCTTCGAATGCCCTTACCAGTTCAAGCTGCGCTTCCTGTACGGCTTCAACCCGCCGCTCCATGAGGCCCTCGGCTACGGCAAGGGTCTGCACGACGCGCTGGCTGAAGCACACAAGCGGGCCCTCGACGGGGATCTCGTCGGGCCGAGCGCGGCAGAGGACCTCGTTGATCGACATCTGCACGCTCCGTACGCGTATCCAGCGCTGAAGGCAGCGCTACGCGACGCGGCGATCAAGTCAGTCGAGCGCTACCTGACCGAGCACGCTGCGGACCTGGAGCGAACGATCCACAGCGAGAAGCAGATCCAGGTACACGTCGCGCCCGGGATCACTGTTGATGGCCGCATCGACCTCATTCGCCGCCTCGACAGTGACGAGGTGGCGATCGTCGACTTCAAGTCGACCGCCAGGGCGCAGGACGAGGACGTCACGCGGGACCAGCTTCATGTGTACGCGGTCGGCTATCAGGAGTTGACCGGTCGGCGTGCCGACCTAATCGAGGTCCTCAACCTAGACGAGCAGGGCAAGACGATCCGCGAACTGGTAGAGGACCCGCTGCTCAGCGCCGTCCGTGGTCGGATCAAGACGGCAGGCGACGCGCTGCGCGACAACGATCTTCCACGACTGCCCGTTTGGGATGACAAATGCTCCCAGTGTGACCTCGCTGAGCTGTGTAGAGACATCCCTGACGATCAGAAGAGGGCACGCAGGGTTGCGAACGGGCGCTAG
- a CDS encoding peptidoglycan DD-metalloendopeptidase family protein yields the protein MKKIALFLIPALLLMLGLPVAVALLVMTVSAPAAAQELRTIACGGVTPVTGAWRPPFAQAYTVGQRGFGREFHPIYHQWRLHTGQDLVSQPGPGPVVAIGAGRITFAGAEGGYGNVVDVAHVDDTTGAAVVSRYAHLASLSVSTGATVVGGQQLGVEGSTGTSTGDHLHFEIRLGGTPTDPVPWMLAHGAPLNGQAVASWTRPPGVPVNEGGVGFPLPPPGTPRQASLRHPAQPIPTQVKAVYLAAAARYKIPWTLLAGIGMEETAHGRNDGTSSAGAQGLMQFLPATWVTMGVDGDGDGRADITNDADSAMSAANYLTKSGVTKGPAGVRAAIFAYNHADWYVNDVLYYAAAYGSGTVLGSSTECGPGQGNPALPPLTSDRLRVALTWATSHVGDRYVMGATGPHAWDCSSFTQTAYAQIGISTPRTAQAQRDWLAAGNGFRVDPRQARPGDLIFYDSYLGPNTIGHVAMVLDPSKQTTVEAMDGRHGVTYGSYACKATVKHIFQIWRVGNVSDQPSRAAP from the coding sequence ATGAAGAAGATCGCGCTGTTCCTCATCCCGGCCTTGCTGCTGATGCTCGGGCTGCCGGTGGCCGTCGCCCTGCTCGTGATGACGGTGAGCGCCCCGGCGGCCGCGCAGGAGCTGCGCACGATCGCCTGCGGCGGCGTCACACCGGTCACCGGCGCCTGGCGGCCCCCGTTCGCGCAGGCCTACACCGTTGGCCAGCGCGGCTTCGGCCGCGAGTTCCACCCGATCTACCACCAGTGGCGCCTGCACACGGGGCAGGACCTGGTGTCACAACCGGGACCCGGACCGGTGGTGGCGATCGGGGCCGGGCGAATCACCTTCGCCGGCGCGGAGGGAGGGTATGGCAACGTCGTCGATGTCGCGCACGTCGACGACACCACCGGGGCAGCGGTGGTCAGCCGCTACGCCCACCTCGCGTCCCTGAGCGTGAGCACCGGCGCGACGGTCGTCGGCGGCCAGCAGCTGGGGGTCGAGGGATCAACCGGCACCAGCACCGGCGACCACCTGCACTTCGAGATCCGCCTCGGCGGGACGCCGACCGACCCCGTGCCGTGGATGCTGGCCCACGGTGCACCCCTCAACGGCCAAGCCGTGGCCAGCTGGACACGACCCCCCGGGGTGCCGGTCAACGAGGGCGGCGTCGGCTTCCCTTTGCCCCCACCCGGCACACCTCGACAGGCGTCGCTGCGCCACCCGGCGCAACCGATCCCCACCCAGGTCAAGGCGGTCTACCTCGCGGCCGCGGCACGGTACAAGATCCCGTGGACGCTGCTCGCCGGGATCGGCATGGAGGAGACCGCCCACGGCCGCAACGACGGCACCAGCTCGGCCGGCGCGCAGGGCCTCATGCAGTTCCTGCCCGCCACCTGGGTCACGATGGGGGTCGACGGCGACGGCGACGGCCGCGCGGACATCACCAACGACGCCGACAGCGCCATGTCGGCCGCGAACTATCTCACCAAGTCCGGTGTCACCAAAGGTCCGGCGGGGGTGCGGGCGGCGATCTTCGCCTACAACCACGCCGACTGGTACGTCAACGACGTCCTGTACTACGCCGCGGCCTACGGCAGCGGCACCGTGCTGGGAAGCAGCACCGAGTGCGGGCCAGGACAAGGGAACCCTGCCCTGCCACCGCTGACCAGCGACCGCCTGCGGGTGGCCCTCACCTGGGCGACCAGCCACGTCGGGGACCGGTACGTCATGGGCGCCACGGGACCCCACGCGTGGGACTGCTCCTCGTTCACCCAGACCGCGTACGCCCAGATCGGCATCAGCACCCCGCGAACCGCGCAGGCGCAACGCGACTGGCTCGCGGCCGGGAACGGCTTCCGGGTCGACCCCCGGCAGGCCAGGCCCGGCGACCTGATCTTCTACGACTCCTACCTGGGGCCCAACACCATCGGGCATGTCGCCATGGTCTTGGACCCCAGCAAGCAGACGACCGTGGAGGCGATGGACGGCCGGCACGGTGTCACCTACGGCAGCTACGCCTGCAAGGCGACCGTCAAGCACATCTTTCAGATCTGGCGGGTCGGCAACGTCTCCGACCAGCCGTCCCGGGCGGCACCCTGA
- a CDS encoding ATP-binding protein, giving the protein MKLTHIRIKDFRSFSGEHEFDVSSGVNYFVGPNNCGKSNLVRALELALDPDAKYVPERDRPARPGALGAPPTTRITLTFHVGKTSPEVTLLTRAKEFELAVRKARKGATTGKIQTYAADREVRMVTSFAGHGGRQTTFQARGYGAASLPADSQQHLKLEAQFRSVVRSAVVHSGEDLESLLQGKFRQILQLVIADHLGEELGKAEQARAEYLEALRAELLEPLRAQIQDRVGAMFPEIASAKLVPDLPSVAETLSSVDVQLGDDLVTTQLVDKGTGVRGAVLVSMLQYLAEQSRRSLVLAVEEPEAFLHPAAQEAIMQQLEELATRSDVSLLVTTHSPYVLSRRADASITELRKRPDGVTSKAATCAGDQSRAELIGSLYRDAGMAGVLERALTIPAGTRAVVITEGYTDGEFLRIACRAAGRSELLEGIHIISAGGAKKVVFQAILARSATDKPVVAILDHDDQGRAAISKLEDFGWAKNKELVSLASWSNRCAKGHDVEIEDLIPSSLWENVVKRVGELDAIDSKQKCGAKWHFQLSTAGKAEALTILPSTMRAAHAQGLVWLAEEIEARVKKIEKSSATTKAYAKVPATS; this is encoded by the coding sequence ATGAAGCTCACCCACATCCGGATCAAAGACTTCCGAAGCTTCTCTGGCGAACACGAGTTCGATGTTTCGTCCGGCGTGAACTACTTCGTGGGGCCAAACAACTGTGGCAAATCCAACCTCGTGCGCGCGCTGGAGCTTGCGTTGGATCCGGACGCGAAGTACGTCCCGGAAAGGGACCGTCCGGCGCGGCCTGGCGCACTGGGTGCTCCGCCGACGACGCGGATCACGCTGACGTTCCACGTGGGGAAGACGAGCCCCGAGGTCACACTTCTGACGCGTGCGAAAGAGTTCGAGCTGGCGGTTCGCAAGGCACGCAAGGGCGCAACGACGGGGAAGATCCAGACCTATGCCGCAGATCGGGAGGTCCGAATGGTCACGTCGTTTGCAGGACATGGCGGCCGGCAGACGACCTTCCAAGCGAGGGGCTACGGCGCAGCATCGTTGCCTGCCGATAGCCAGCAGCACTTGAAACTCGAGGCTCAGTTTCGCTCGGTGGTCCGCTCAGCGGTCGTGCACAGCGGCGAAGACCTTGAGTCGCTCTTGCAGGGTAAGTTCCGCCAGATCCTGCAACTCGTGATCGCAGACCACTTGGGCGAGGAGCTTGGAAAGGCGGAGCAGGCGCGGGCGGAATACCTAGAGGCGCTGCGGGCTGAGCTATTGGAACCGCTTCGGGCCCAGATCCAGGACAGGGTCGGTGCGATGTTTCCGGAGATCGCGTCCGCGAAGCTGGTGCCGGACCTACCGTCTGTTGCGGAGACGTTGTCCTCGGTTGACGTCCAGCTTGGAGACGACCTCGTCACGACGCAGCTCGTCGACAAGGGAACCGGAGTCCGTGGGGCCGTGCTGGTTTCCATGCTCCAGTACCTGGCTGAGCAGAGCAGACGCTCATTGGTGTTGGCGGTCGAGGAGCCTGAGGCGTTCCTTCATCCCGCGGCCCAAGAAGCCATCATGCAACAACTGGAGGAACTGGCCACGCGGTCCGACGTCTCCCTATTGGTCACGACTCACTCGCCGTACGTCCTGTCGAGGCGCGCGGACGCATCGATCACCGAACTGCGAAAGCGGCCGGACGGCGTGACGAGCAAGGCCGCGACCTGTGCTGGAGATCAGAGCCGAGCCGAGTTGATCGGATCGCTCTATCGCGACGCTGGCATGGCTGGCGTGCTCGAACGGGCTCTTACGATCCCGGCCGGTACACGGGCGGTCGTGATCACGGAGGGATACACCGATGGCGAGTTCCTGCGCATCGCGTGCCGCGCCGCAGGACGCTCCGAACTTCTCGAAGGCATCCACATCATCAGCGCAGGCGGCGCCAAGAAGGTCGTCTTTCAAGCCATCCTGGCGCGCTCTGCCACGGACAAACCGGTGGTCGCGATCCTCGACCATGACGATCAAGGCCGAGCGGCCATTTCGAAGCTCGAGGACTTCGGCTGGGCGAAGAACAAGGAACTCGTGTCGCTAGCATCTTGGTCGAACAGGTGCGCAAAAGGCCATGACGTCGAGATTGAGGACTTGATCCCGTCCTCCCTCTGGGAAAACGTCGTCAAGCGCGTGGGCGAGCTGGACGCCATCGATTCGAAGCAGAAGTGTGGGGCTAAGTGGCATTTCCAACTGAGCACGGCAGGCAAGGCCGAGGCACTGACCATCCTGCCCAGCACGATGAGGGCCGCGCACGCACAGGGCCTCGTTTGGCTCGCTGAGGAGATCGAAGCCCGCGTCAAGAAGATCGAGAAGTCATCTGCCACAACCAAGGCGTATGCGAAGGTGCCCGCAACGTCATGA
- a CDS encoding type IV secretion system protein: MDFLNPFTYLGSAAGRVVADGWTAAMLGLWNAGLWLLKLVLTIVDAFTVPDLREGGPGAHVYQITFWIAGALMLLLAMVQLGLTAARRDGKSMARVLVGTGQFVMVWAGWIALAVLVVAACGGLTRALMSTLLHIDGWAQFDPLGTQISTQDISDGTIATVLGFMGIFMVFAAIGHLLVMLTRAGALMVLAATTPIAAGGLVSDAGQGWFWKSLRWFIAAAFTPVVMVLVLGIGVQMTSGVATGMSDTLQKAIGTAVPGVVLICIGCFSPLALFKLLAFVDPGTSSGSALRAGLAAQGGLSGVLAGQGQAQGGSSAASSTDTNGRSQGESSGQDSTSARFSSGGRGLMGQVGGGLGQAVGAGMAAMESIGPRGAAVAADVTNQMGVGHNNYVPDFSKTKQVSSHRSGGTQADDDNPQINGSSLNTTPEAGITPPAPPGVGTPPAPTPSPGAVAGSAGGAGGAGAAGGEAAGAAAAVPIVPV, translated from the coding sequence GTGGACTTCCTCAACCCCTTCACCTATCTCGGTTCAGCCGCCGGCAGGGTCGTCGCCGACGGGTGGACCGCCGCAATGCTCGGCCTCTGGAACGCCGGGCTCTGGCTGCTGAAGCTCGTCCTGACCATCGTCGACGCGTTCACCGTCCCCGACCTGCGCGAGGGGGGCCCCGGCGCGCATGTGTACCAGATAACCTTCTGGATCGCCGGAGCCCTCATGCTCCTGCTGGCAATGGTGCAGCTGGGCCTGACTGCCGCGCGGCGCGACGGCAAGTCGATGGCGCGGGTCCTGGTCGGGACGGGCCAGTTCGTGATGGTGTGGGCCGGCTGGATCGCCCTGGCGGTGCTGGTCGTCGCCGCCTGCGGAGGGCTCACTCGCGCCCTGATGTCCACGCTGCTGCACATCGACGGGTGGGCCCAGTTCGACCCGCTCGGCACCCAGATCTCGACCCAGGACATCAGCGACGGCACTATCGCCACCGTCCTGGGATTCATGGGGATCTTCATGGTGTTCGCCGCGATCGGACACCTGCTGGTCATGCTCACCCGTGCGGGCGCCCTGATGGTGCTGGCAGCGACCACCCCGATCGCCGCAGGGGGACTGGTCAGCGACGCCGGGCAGGGCTGGTTCTGGAAGAGTCTGCGCTGGTTCATCGCCGCCGCGTTCACCCCCGTGGTGATGGTCCTGGTGCTGGGCATCGGGGTGCAGATGACCTCAGGGGTCGCCACCGGAATGAGCGACACGCTGCAGAAGGCCATCGGGACTGCCGTGCCCGGCGTGGTCCTGATCTGCATCGGCTGCTTCAGCCCCCTCGCGCTGTTCAAGCTTCTGGCGTTCGTCGATCCCGGCACCAGCTCCGGGTCCGCGCTGCGGGCCGGTTTGGCCGCCCAGGGCGGCCTCAGCGGTGTCCTCGCCGGCCAGGGTCAGGCGCAGGGCGGGTCCTCGGCCGCGTCATCCACCGACACGAACGGCCGCTCCCAGGGCGAGAGCTCCGGGCAGGACTCCACCAGCGCGCGCTTCAGCTCCGGTGGGCGTGGGCTGATGGGCCAGGTCGGAGGCGGGCTCGGGCAAGCCGTCGGCGCAGGCATGGCAGCCATGGAGAGCATCGGGCCGCGCGGGGCGGCCGTGGCCGCCGACGTGACCAACCAGATGGGTGTCGGCCACAACAACTACGTCCCGGACTTCAGCAAGACCAAGCAAGTGTCGAGCCACAGGAGCGGCGGCACGCAGGCAGACGACGACAACCCCCAGATCAACGGCTCCAGCCTTAACACCACGCCGGAGGCCGGCATCACTCCCCCCGCACCACCTGGGGTCGGGACGCCGCCCGCGCCGACACCCTCCCCGGGCGCAGTGGCTGGTTCCGCTGGTGGTGCCGGGGGCGCGGGCGCCGCGGGGGGCGAGGCGGCGGGTGCTGCGGCGGCCGTGCCGATCGTCCCGGTCTGA
- a CDS encoding SCO6880 family protein: MAVIYSDYSRARIGWFFGLSGWQLAVVAGSTMPVFWSVQAGAWISAVLFLALWATITVVTVTPVRGRSTFGWVAACLAFAAGGLAGWTRFRSKATRGQVDCLQEPDLPGALHAVQIHDGPPHGASFSRVAIIQNHAARTWAVTAAVVHPGIGLREIEERQRQGRGLSELLDMASQTGLVEEILLLVRTVPEDGAERDQWLARHRRPGGSPGARQVNDELQQTLTRASVRTESFVTVVIPEGRLGKAAKESGGGLEGRARVIYGVLGEIEAQLRGGLGMTSVTWLTSPELALASRTGFAPGDRAGIIDALGARHADPGVNADVPWAMAGPSGADPVARHYSHDAWNSVSSTIKLPVKGAAMGALLPVLTPTEPGERRSFLVAYPILSQSAAGRQSATSEWAADIGEELRVKAKVKQNAKARDEAEKVRRLDTKLARGNSLTRPYAVCTVTVPKTVRVSEFGRRLDGSVRRAGFAPLRLDLAQDVAFAASTVPLGVSLTRKAD, from the coding sequence ATGGCGGTCATCTACAGCGACTACAGCCGGGCCCGGATCGGGTGGTTCTTCGGGCTGTCCGGGTGGCAATTGGCAGTCGTGGCCGGCTCGACGATGCCGGTGTTCTGGTCCGTCCAGGCCGGCGCGTGGATTTCGGCGGTGCTGTTCTTGGCGCTGTGGGCCACGATCACCGTGGTCACGGTGACCCCGGTCCGGGGCCGGTCCACCTTCGGCTGGGTGGCGGCCTGTCTGGCCTTCGCCGCGGGCGGCCTGGCGGGGTGGACCCGCTTTCGTTCCAAGGCGACCCGAGGGCAGGTGGACTGCCTGCAGGAGCCCGACCTGCCCGGAGCGTTGCACGCCGTGCAGATCCATGACGGGCCACCGCACGGGGCCTCGTTCTCCCGGGTGGCGATCATCCAGAACCACGCCGCCCGAACGTGGGCGGTGACTGCGGCCGTCGTCCACCCGGGCATCGGGCTGCGCGAGATCGAGGAGCGGCAGCGGCAGGGTCGGGGTCTGAGCGAGCTGCTGGACATGGCCTCCCAGACCGGGCTGGTCGAGGAGATCCTGCTCTTGGTGCGCACCGTCCCCGAGGACGGCGCCGAACGGGACCAGTGGCTGGCCCGGCACCGCCGGCCCGGCGGTTCCCCGGGGGCCCGGCAGGTCAACGACGAGCTGCAGCAGACTCTCACGCGGGCCAGCGTGCGCACCGAGTCCTTCGTGACGGTCGTCATCCCCGAGGGACGGCTGGGCAAGGCGGCCAAGGAGTCCGGCGGCGGCCTCGAAGGACGCGCCCGCGTCATCTACGGCGTCTTGGGCGAGATCGAGGCCCAGCTGCGCGGCGGGCTGGGCATGACCAGCGTCACGTGGCTGACCAGCCCCGAGCTCGCGCTGGCCTCCCGGACCGGGTTCGCCCCAGGGGATCGGGCCGGGATCATCGACGCCCTCGGCGCCCGCCACGCCGACCCGGGCGTCAACGCCGACGTCCCGTGGGCGATGGCCGGACCGTCCGGGGCCGACCCGGTGGCCCGGCACTACAGCCACGACGCGTGGAACAGCGTCAGCTCCACCATCAAGCTCCCGGTCAAGGGTGCCGCGATGGGTGCGTTGCTTCCGGTGCTGACCCCGACCGAGCCGGGGGAGCGTCGCTCCTTCCTGGTGGCCTACCCGATCCTGAGCCAGTCGGCGGCCGGCCGGCAGAGCGCCACCAGCGAGTGGGCTGCCGACATCGGCGAGGAGCTGCGCGTCAAGGCGAAGGTGAAGCAGAACGCCAAGGCCAGGGACGAGGCCGAGAAGGTGCGCCGGCTGGACACCAAGCTCGCCCGCGGCAACTCCCTGACCCGGCCGTACGCCGTCTGCACGGTCACCGTCCCCAAGACCGTCAGGGTGTCCGAGTTCGGGCGCCGCCTCGATGGGTCCGTGCGCCGGGCAGGGTTCGCGCCGCTGCGCCTGGACCTGGCCCAGGACGTCGCATTCGCCGCGTCGACCGTCCCGCTGGGCGTCAGCCTCACCCGGAAGGCGGACTGA
- a CDS encoding ATP-binding protein translates to MTSDQAPVLWPFISTPGLPPTGAQMGIDMLSGGAFYADPHGWVLDDDVPVTNPNIFSFGKPGRGKSATTKAFCLRMTDFGYRILVLGDPKDEYEGLCRFFGVEPFAIGHGLPTRINPLAFGPLLQGWDQLDAAQAQGRAAVVFGRWLTLVRGLVGSQRIGEQRVPFGPTDEVVVKAALQTLTGYTHGQSHLTETTIPQLWQLLDKPTADLVATCRYADLRHFLDDTRLLRDALGQLVNGALAGLFDDHTTIDVDWSAPIQSLSLSRLEPLGDEAIGIALTCLNSWGRGMRERAVPGDLRVVVRDESWKQLRLGPEAVKSFDADLRLSRRDGDVQFAVAHKPSDLLSAGDTGSQAVAIAKDLLHLADVKILHGQDLGVARELENMLGLGPMARDLVTGWAMQGKGRALWCVGEQHYQVQTVLHPVERELTFTNQAIAGAA, encoded by the coding sequence ATGACCTCCGACCAGGCGCCGGTGCTTTGGCCGTTCATCTCCACCCCCGGGCTCCCGCCGACCGGAGCCCAGATGGGCATCGACATGCTCTCCGGTGGCGCGTTCTACGCCGACCCCCACGGGTGGGTCCTCGACGACGACGTCCCGGTCACCAACCCAAACATCTTCAGCTTCGGGAAACCCGGCCGCGGCAAGTCGGCAACCACCAAGGCGTTCTGCCTGCGGATGACCGACTTCGGCTACCGCATCCTGGTGCTCGGCGACCCCAAGGACGAGTACGAGGGACTGTGCCGGTTCTTCGGGGTCGAACCCTTCGCGATCGGACACGGCCTACCCACCCGCATCAACCCCCTGGCATTCGGGCCTCTCCTCCAGGGCTGGGACCAGCTGGACGCCGCGCAGGCGCAAGGCCGCGCCGCGGTCGTCTTCGGGCGCTGGCTGACCCTGGTCCGAGGCCTCGTCGGAAGCCAACGGATCGGCGAGCAGCGGGTCCCATTCGGACCTACCGACGAAGTCGTCGTCAAGGCAGCCCTGCAAACCCTCACCGGATACACCCACGGCCAGTCCCACCTGACCGAGACCACCATTCCCCAGCTGTGGCAGCTTCTGGACAAGCCCACCGCCGACCTGGTCGCAACCTGCCGGTACGCCGACCTGCGGCACTTCCTCGACGACACCAGGCTCCTGCGAGACGCCCTCGGCCAGCTCGTCAATGGCGCCCTGGCCGGCCTGTTTGACGACCACACCACCATCGACGTCGACTGGTCCGCCCCGATCCAGTCCCTGAGCCTGTCCCGCCTCGAGCCCCTGGGGGACGAGGCGATCGGGATCGCCCTGACCTGCCTCAACTCCTGGGGTCGAGGCATGCGCGAGCGGGCAGTACCGGGGGACCTGCGGGTGGTCGTGCGCGACGAATCGTGGAAGCAGCTGCGGCTCGGCCCGGAGGCGGTCAAGTCCTTCGACGCCGACCTGCGCCTGTCCCGACGTGACGGGGACGTCCAGTTCGCCGTCGCGCACAAGCCCTCCGACCTGCTCTCCGCCGGTGACACCGGCTCCCAGGCCGTCGCCATCGCCAAGGACCTGCTGCACCTGGCCGACGTGAAAATCCTGCACGGCCAGGATCTGGGTGTGGCCCGCGAGCTGGAGAACATGCTCGGACTGGGCCCGATGGCGCGCGACCTGGTCACCGGGTGGGCCATGCAGGGCAAGGGCAGGGCTCTGTGGTGTGTGGGGGAGCAGCACTACCAGGTGCAGACCGTGCTGCACCCGGTCGAACGCGAGCTCACCTTCACCAACCAAGCCATCGCAGGCGCCGCCTGA